The Streptomyces avermitilis MA-4680 = NBRC 14893 genome contains a region encoding:
- a CDS encoding alpha/beta hydrolase family protein: MTTTPFISRKGMTRRSMLGAALAAVPLAAVAGPAWADPAAPAVTRLMLPVPTGPHPVGTVQLHLVDRSRPDDIAGPGHFRELMATVWYPARDVQRYPVAPWMPAGALQAFLADAGFSALVRLGPLTAGHVGAPVRRSGRRLPVVVFSHGAHSHQGDHTVMVQELASHGYAAVTVAHQYDTYTEFPDGRIAVPLHDGQAPTLPGDFAADLRFVLDCVEQLAAGCNPDVDHRELPAGLLGSLDPRRVGAFGWSKGGTATACATLADERIRAGLSLDGPMQMNPPLAGDLDRPFMMMSAVFTRATDPEAAAFWSHLRGWRLNIQAQGAVHVSYGDNEALFPQVAKLLGWSGQQLQDVIGTLDPDQAVKIQQAYPLAFFDEHLRHRRGHLLDGPSPAFPAVTFLP, encoded by the coding sequence ATGACCACCACGCCGTTCATCAGCCGGAAGGGCATGACGCGCCGGAGCATGCTGGGAGCCGCGCTGGCCGCTGTGCCGCTCGCCGCCGTTGCCGGCCCCGCGTGGGCCGACCCGGCCGCCCCCGCCGTGACGCGGCTCATGCTGCCCGTGCCGACCGGGCCGCACCCGGTGGGCACGGTCCAGCTGCACCTCGTCGACCGGTCGCGTCCGGACGACATCGCGGGCCCCGGGCACTTCCGCGAGCTGATGGCCACCGTCTGGTACCCCGCCCGGGACGTTCAGCGGTACCCGGTGGCGCCCTGGATGCCAGCCGGCGCACTTCAGGCGTTCCTCGCCGACGCCGGGTTCAGCGCTCTGGTCCGCCTGGGGCCGCTCACTGCCGGCCACGTGGGCGCTCCGGTGCGGCGATCGGGCCGACGGCTGCCCGTCGTCGTGTTCTCGCATGGCGCGCACAGCCACCAGGGCGACCACACCGTCATGGTCCAAGAGCTCGCCAGCCATGGATACGCGGCTGTGACGGTGGCTCACCAATACGACACGTACACCGAGTTCCCCGACGGCCGGATAGCCGTCCCGCTCCACGACGGGCAGGCGCCGACGCTGCCCGGGGACTTCGCTGCTGACCTGCGCTTCGTCCTCGACTGCGTCGAGCAGCTCGCCGCCGGGTGCAATCCCGACGTCGACCACAGGGAGCTGCCGGCCGGGCTGCTCGGCTCCCTCGACCCGCGGCGCGTGGGCGCGTTCGGCTGGTCGAAGGGCGGGACGGCCACCGCCTGCGCCACGCTCGCGGACGAGCGCATCCGGGCCGGGCTGAGCCTCGACGGCCCGATGCAGATGAACCCGCCACTGGCCGGCGACTTGGACCGGCCGTTCATGATGATGTCCGCCGTGTTTACCCGGGCCACGGATCCCGAGGCCGCCGCATTCTGGTCGCACCTGCGGGGCTGGCGGCTGAACATTCAGGCCCAGGGCGCCGTCCACGTCTCGTACGGCGACAATGAGGCGCTGTTCCCGCAGGTGGCGAAGCTGCTCGGATGGAGCGGGCAGCAGCTCCAGGACGTGATCGGCACCCTCGATCCCGACCAGGCGGTGAAGATCCAGCAGGCATACCCGCTCGCGTTCTTCGACGAGCACCTGCGCCACCGTCGGGGGCACCTGCTCGACGGCCCGTCCCCAGCCTTCCCGGCAGTGACGTTCCTCCCCTGA
- a CDS encoding transposase family protein — MEAAGGERGESAGDQLRTSPRWIDGTGIRVRRPADGRKDREKFISGKNKQNAVKFMAVTDADGRLLFCSPAEPASCTDITHARQFSLVKLLANGPVVEILADAGYQGLGAQTGGCVVTPPHRKCKKNPPDWYEEMHERLRKAHSSRRIRVEHGIAHLKN, encoded by the coding sequence ATGGAGGCCGCTGGGGGCGAGCGTGGCGAGTCGGCGGGTGATCAACTCCGGACGTCGCCGCGATGGATCGACGGCACCGGGATCCGGGTCCGCCGCCCGGCCGACGGGCGCAAGGACCGGGAGAAGTTCATCTCCGGCAAGAACAAGCAGAACGCCGTCAAGTTCATGGCCGTCACGGACGCTGACGGGCGGCTGCTCTTCTGCAGCCCGGCCGAGCCCGCCAGCTGCACGGACATCACCCATGCCCGACAGTTCAGCCTGGTCAAGCTCCTGGCCAACGGGCCGGTCGTGGAGATCCTTGCCGACGCCGGCTACCAGGGACTGGGCGCTCAGACAGGAGGGTGTGTAGTGACACCACCGCACCGCAAGTGCAAGAAGAACCCGCCGGACTGGTACGAAGAGATGCATGAACGCCTGCGCAAAGCCCACTCCTCCCGGCGTATCCGTGTGGAGCACGGCATCGCGCACCTGAAGAACTAA
- a CDS encoding dihydrofolate reductase family protein gives MRKLIYGMNLTLDGYIAAAGDDIGWSGPPSDELFQWWLDQERAISLLLYGRKLWETMSAYWPTGDQQPNATPAEIEFARNWRDTPKVVFSSTVDKVDWNTRLVSGDAVAEITRLKAEDGGPMRVGGAALAGAAMRAGLIDEYAIVTHPVLVGSGTPFFTALDSWASLNLVETRTFPGGVVLTRYETRR, from the coding sequence ATGCGGAAACTGATCTACGGCATGAACCTGACCCTGGACGGCTACATCGCCGCGGCCGGCGACGACATCGGCTGGAGCGGACCGCCGAGCGACGAGCTGTTCCAGTGGTGGCTCGACCAGGAGCGGGCGATCAGCCTGTTGCTGTATGGGCGCAAGCTGTGGGAGACCATGAGCGCCTACTGGCCGACTGGCGACCAGCAGCCCAACGCCACCCCAGCGGAGATCGAGTTCGCGCGGAACTGGCGGGACACGCCGAAGGTGGTGTTCTCCTCGACGGTCGACAAGGTCGACTGGAACACTCGCCTGGTCTCCGGCGACGCGGTCGCGGAGATCACTCGGCTCAAGGCCGAGGACGGTGGGCCGATGAGGGTCGGTGGCGCAGCGCTCGCAGGGGCGGCGATGCGGGCCGGGCTGATCGACGAGTACGCGATCGTCACCCATCCGGTCCTGGTGGGTAGCGGCACACCGTTCTTCACCGCGCTGGACAGCTGGGCGAGCCTGAACCTGGTGGAGACACGGACGTTTCCCGGCGGCGTGGTCCTGACCAGGTACGAGACGAGGCGCTGA
- a CDS encoding helix-turn-helix domain-containing protein: MSDQVGDAWTWSPDAQEAVRLLAVSALVEGRGRSEVAALFRVSVRAVDKWWAR, translated from the coding sequence GTGAGTGATCAGGTGGGGGATGCGTGGACCTGGTCACCGGACGCACAGGAGGCTGTGCGTTTGCTGGCGGTTTCCGCGTTGGTGGAGGGCCGGGGCCGGTCGGAGGTTGCCGCCCTGTTCAGAGTGTCGGTCAGGGCCGTGGACAAGTGGTGGGCGAGGTGA